One region of Eupeodes corollae chromosome 1, idEupCoro1.1, whole genome shotgun sequence genomic DNA includes:
- the LOC129942633 gene encoding actin-binding LIM protein 1 isoform X4 — translation MGKQKIYCAKCEKKCSGEVLRVADKHFHKTCFQCCQCKKSLATGGFFTKDGAYFCIPDYQKMYGTKCGACKQYVEGEVVSTLGNTYHQKCFTCSKCKKPFQSGSKVTNTGKEVLCESCVNPASPQKQQASQQQSSPKREAATTPTSPTRATAHQQNTGAILSDKASIKEDYDPNDCAGCGELLKEGQALVALDRQWHVWCFRCKSCNAVLNGEYMGKDGVPYCEKCYQKSFGVKCAYCQRFISGKVLQAGDNHHFHPTCARCTKCGDPFGDGEEMYLQGSAIWHPRCGPGPSESGIILNGGTNGNFTDTECDRISTSALSEMHYRTVSPGLILREYGRSGCDDISRIYTYSYLTDQPHYLRKPIDPYDKTPLSPHFHRPSSYTSSGSRPPSRPHSRNRSAMKVLVDTMRSETPRPKSPGMNNEEPIELSHYPAAKKPPPGEKPKIERDDFPAPPYPYTDPERRRRYSDSSYKGVPASDDDDEVDNAKNGGALEEARLRREAEELEKLKSGIGSVIAKDLKEHAKYRKWKQNNLDPRNASRTPSASKEPVYKLRYESPVGASPSRNLDHQKPFYEDEMFDRSTSYRGSVGKSIGNAPSYNAIHSYRSPPKPGYGFKTSTLPPSIRNGYSSDFSFGGLGDKTHSTEFSCGKSEASVDSITEIDRRALMGGDLPASSTYSGALSYHYPQAGLIRRSLPNMAHSMLVHEPAKIYPYHLLIISNYRLPTDVDRCNLERHLSDVEFEHILQCNRSEFYRLPQWRRNEIKRRAKLF, via the exons ATGG gtaaacaaaaaatttactgtGCAAAGTGTGAGAAAAAGTGTTCTGGCGAAGTTCTGCGTGTAGCTGacaaacattttcataaaacttgTTTCCAATGTTGTCAGTGTAAGAAATCATTGGCAACTGGGGGCTTCTTTACCAAGGATGGTGCATACTTCTGTATTCCGGATTATCAGAAGATGTATGGTACCAAATGTGGTGCTTGTAAACAATATGTAGAGGGTGAAGTCGTATCAACCCTAGGCAACACCTATCATCAAAAGTGTTTTACGTGTAGCAAGTGTAAAAAGCCTTTCCAGTCAGGAAGCAAG GTAACTAACACTGGCAAGGAGGTGCTTTGTGAAAGTTGTGTCAATCCGGCATCACCACAGAAGCAGCAAGCTTCGCAGCAACAATCATCACCAAAGAGGGAAGCTGCAACGACTCCAACTAGTCCGACAAGAGCAACTGCCCATCAGCAAAACACTGGTGCTATTCTATCAGACAAGGCTAGCATCAAAGAGGATTATGATCCAAACGACTGTGCTGGGTGCGGGGAACTTCTGAAGGAGGGTCAGGCCCTTGTTGCTTTGGACCGCCAATGGCACGTTTGGTGCTTCCGATGTAAGTCCTGCAATGCAGTCCTTAACGGAGAGTACATGGGCAAAGATGGTGTGCCCTATTGCGAGAAGTGCTATCAAAAGTCGTTTGGCGTGAAGTGTGCTTATTGTCAACGCTTCATCAGTGGAAAGGTCCTTCAGGCAGGCGACAATCATCACTTTCACCCAACTTGTGCTCGATGCACAAAATGTGGTGATCCCTTTGGCGACGGTGAGGAAATGTACTTGCAAGGAAGTGCCATTTGGCATCCTCGTTGCGGCCCAGGACCCTCAGAATCCGGAATTATACTGAACGGTGGAACCAATGGCAACTTTACAGATACTGAGTGTGATCGCATCAGTACCAGCGCTCTCAGTGAGATG CACTATCGTACAGTTAGTCCCGGCTTGATTCTGAGAGAGTATGGTCGATCTGGGTGCGATGATATTTCTCGCATTTACACGTACAGTTATTTGACCGACCAACCGCATTATTTGCGAAAACCAATTGATCCGTATGACAAGACACCATTGTCGCCACACTTTCACAGACCGTCGTCTTACACTAGTTCTGGCAGTCGTCCACCATCACGACCACATTCCCGCAATCGAAGTGCTATGAAGGTACTTGTGGATACTATGCGCTCGGAGACTCCACGTCCCAAGAGCCCTGGCATGAATAACGAAGAACCAATTGAACTATCACATTATCCGGCTGCCAAGAAACCACCACCGGGCGAGAAGCCAAAGATTGAACGTGATGATTTTCCAGCACCACCGTATCCGTACACGGATCCAGAAAGAAGGCGTAGATATTCGGACTCTTCTTACAAGGGTGTACCAGCATcagatgatgacgatgaagtTGATAATGCGAAAAATGGCGGAGCACTTGAAGAAGC acGATTAAGAAGAGAAGCCGAAGAAttagaaaaactaaaatctgGAATTGGCTCGGTTATTGCAAAAGATCTTAAAGAACATGCTAAATATAGAAAATGGAAGCAAAATAATCTAGATCCGAGAAATGCTTCGCGCACACCCTCAGCATCGAAGGAACCTGTGTACAAACTAag GTATGAGTCCCCAGTTGGTGCATCACCCTCACGTAATTTGGATCATCAGAAACCTTTCTACGAAGACGAAATGTTCGACCGTTCTACCAGCTACAGAGGTTCGGTTGGTAAATCAATTGGCAACGCCCCAAGCTACAACG CAATACATTCCTACCGATCGCCCCCGAAGCCAGGATATGGATTCAAAACATCAACGCTACCGCCGTCAATTAGAAACGGCTACAGCTCT GATTTTTCATTTGGAGGCTTGGGAGACAAAACACATAGTACAGAATTCAGCTGTGGAAAATCAGAag CTTCAGTTGATTCAATTACTGAAATAGATCGAAGAGCATTG atggGAGGTGACTTGCCAGCATCAAGCACATATTCCGGTGCATTGTCTTATCACTATCCACAAGCTGGTCTTATAAGGAGAAGCCTTCCAAATATGGCACACTCTATGCTTGTTCACGAACCAGCTAAGATATATCCGTATCACTTGCTGATTATTTCAAACTACCGTTTGCCAACAGATGTTGATCGCTGCAACTTAGAG CGACATTTATCGGATGTAGAATTTGAACACATATTACAATGCAATAGATCGGAGTTTTATCGGCTACCACAATGGAGGCGAAACGAAATCAAAAGACGCgcaaaacttttctaa